The following are encoded together in the Scomber japonicus isolate fScoJap1 chromosome 20, fScoJap1.pri, whole genome shotgun sequence genome:
- the tbcc gene encoding tubulin-specific chaperone C, whose protein sequence is MDEALEVGDKLDTGADKVQERLQKRHQARIEDVERRKEAKESQSVAEEKGEYFYSAFNNERAAVEELLSGCSGADRATMTQKLEEATSRIGQLQKFLNDSVLFLTQYDLRQAQAALQKLQSTLAETREEALPKKKFAFKARTKAADKASVTPAPDPDADTPAGVGGTKGDGVTASEQYGFSNMSDVLVTRTAEEIQKQDVLLTHLTNCKVRLLGSPSTLHLKHIDSCEILCGPVSSSVFIDHCKNSTLAFPCQQLRTHNTTDTQVYLHVTSRAIIEDCRGVSFAPFSWSYPSLEEDFSVSGLDKNRNNWNQVDDFNWLAAGTPSPNWAVIPEVDRKTNWDTEN, encoded by the coding sequence ATGGATGAGGCGTTGGAAGTTGGAGACAAACTGGACACCGGTGCCGACAAAGTACAGGAGCGCCTCCAGAAGAGGCACCAGGCGAGGATAGAGGATGTGGAGCGGAGAAAGGAAGCTAAAGAGAGTCAGTCTGTCgcggaggagaagggagagtaTTTCTACAGCGCTTTTAACAACGAGCGGGCCGCCGTGGAGGAGCTGCTGTCCGGCTGCTCCGGAGCGGACCGGGCCACCATGACTCAAAAGCTGGAGGAGGCCACGAGCAGAATAGGGCAGCTGCAGAAGTTTCTGAACGACAGCGTGTTGTTTCTAACGCAGTACGACCTGAGACAAGCCCAGGCGGCTCTGCAGAAGCTCCAGAGCACCCTGGCTGAGACGAGAGAGGAGGCTCTGCCCAAGAAGAAGTTTGCCTTTAAAGCTCGCACTAAAGCTGCAGACAAGGCCTCTGTGACGCCTGCACCAGATCCTGATGCTGACACACCTGCCGGTGTTGGTGGCACCAAGGGGGATGGAGTGACAGCCTCAGAGCAGTACGGCTTCTCCAACATGAGCGATGTGCTTGTGACAAGAACAGCAGAGGAGATCCAGAAACAAGACGTGCTGTTGACCCACCTGACTAACTGCAAGGTGCGTCTGCTCGGCTCCCCCAGCACGCTGCACCTGAAGCACATCGACAGCTGTGAGATCCTGTGCGGGCCAGTGTCCAGCTCAGTGTTCATCGATCATTGTAAAAACAGCACGCTGGCCTTCCCCTGCCAGCAGCTGCGCACCCACAACACCACCGACACACAGGTGTATCTGCACGTCACCAGCCGAGCCATCATAGAGGACTGTCGGGGAGTGAGCTTTGCCCCGTTCTCCTGGTCTTACCCAAGCCTGGAGGAGGACTTTAGTGTGTCTGGCTTAGACAAGAACCGAAACAACTGGAACCAGGTGGATGACTTCAACTGGCTCGCTGCAGGAACACCTTCCCCCAACTGGGCTGTCATTCCTGAAGTAGACAGGAAAACCAATTGGGACACTGAGAATTGa
- the bicral gene encoding BRD4-interacting chromatin-remodeling complex-associated protein-like isoform X2: MDDEDDRRLLDILGDVDALNDYLHGSNSKSIEEDDVTNAAYGSDGSLFASDTTGSNTGLKDGSSTMGEFGDDSAGEGLQLSSSLSFIEDELGTGTSPGGVGLGGEDQPFDILQKSLLEADITEQTLAQEALLDSQPAPTLVQAPVPFPSQLVSGGYGGGVGVVTTATAAFPAGQFLQGMSQLPNGSAQHIQVLGSFGAGSGVMTLSSLERTPQIVLRPGGPVAAAGAPTGGQVFAPTQGQVGQVGLPFKNIPLQNIIIQRGPGGTQTLVRPIQPKPHQAGAQTVYSLGLQPTPTTMANVVNANTATSGGHYAANGSIVVQPPLEQQQLQAQTNVPPGQFLLPSSLALTQANAIHNGPTDPNSNTLITNQNAVQIVAGQNFSAPPGGQLILNQGVVSGSQVGGAATQTWTGVSCAGATSVQTSCAPGRLTLVGPATTGISSQGQVSASPVQRLIVTQTQNCTSLSPLSGTVTQEQDYRQNSSSPALKQDRPVQLSSIHAMKTMTQDSTLNSQVSAQKRPAPPPLTRGGMILQQLRKDHIGVQASDRCRFTSIDDALQRLLPYHVFQGTAPSHDEFSQVDEEFELVATHVLMRTQAMVNKYRRLLMVEAERSSPSSEMVMIDRTFNQEERSNLTQDKRMVLVDPDSFMEDFCCGVKSKLFKDPPPSQSPSCSWDQSDRGSTQPSYRTDSQAGYGDPGGGGAVGTAAADTLHPPHVENKSVLDLKRSQQRFGPSGSNHSLIAANSYPQGNHSPFAATSGGQTHYQASQHLSSNPIQPLSSPPLTSPPHTDTDSALEAAVNSILEC; the protein is encoded by the exons ATGGATGATGAGGACGATCGCCGTCTTCTGGATATtttagg agatgtgGATGCATTGAATGACTATCTCCATGGCAGCAACAGCAAGTCC ATTGAAGAGGACGATGTGACAAATGCAGCCTACGGGTCAGATGGATCCCTCTTCGCTAGTGACACG ACTGGCTCCAACACGGGCCTCAAGGATGGCTCTTCTACAATGGGTGAATTTGGCGACGATTCAGCCGGGGAAGGCCTCCAGCTCTCCAGCAGCCTTTCATTTATCGAGGATGAATTGGGGACCGGGACGTCGCCTGGAGGGGTTGGTCTTGGCGGAGAGGACCAGCCGTTTGACATCCTCCAGAAGTCGCTCCTGGAGGCCGACATCACGGAGCAGACGCTGGCCCAGGAGGCCTTACTAGACTCCCAGCCCGCTCCCACTCTCGTGCAGGCTCCTGTTCCCTTCCCCTCCCAGCTGGTCTCTGGGGGTTATGGAGGTGGAGTGGGTGTGGTTACCACGGCGACAGCTGCGTTCCCTGCTGGCCAGTTCCTGCAAGGGATGTCCCAGCTGCCCAATGGCTCCGCCCAGCACATCCAGGTGTTGGGCTCGTTCGGGGCAGGCAGTGGGGTGATGACTCTGAGTAGCTTGGAGAGAACTCCTCAGATTGTGCTAAGGCCGGGGGGGCCTGTAGCTGCAGCAGGGGCCCCAACAGGGGGGCAGGTGTTTGCCCCTACCCAAGGGCAGGTAGGCCAAGTTGGCTTACCTTTCAAAAACATCCCTCTTCAAAACATCATCATTCAAAGAGGCCCGGGAGGGACCCAGACTCTTGTCAGACCTATCCAGCCTAAACCCCATCAAGCTGGGGCACAGACTGTCTACAGCCTTGGTCTTCAGCCCACTCCCACCACCATGGCTAATGTAGTTAACGCTAACACAGCTACTTCTGGAGGACACTACGCAGCCAATGGCTCCATTGTAGTGCAGCCTCCACTTGAGCAGCAGCAATTGCAGGCCCAGACAAATGTACCACCTGGACAGTTTCTGCTGCCCAGCTCTCTGGCGCTCACTCAGGCCAATGCTATCCACAATGGCCCCACTGACCCCAACTCCAACACTCTAATTACCAATCAGAACGCGGTGCAGATTGTTGCGGGACAAAACTTCAGTGCACCACCAGGAGGGCAGCTAATTTTGAATCAGGGAGTGGTCAGTGGCAGTCAGGTTGGTGGGGCTGCAACTCAAACATGGACAGGAGTTTCTTGTGCAGGCGCCACCTCCGTGCAAACTTCATGTGCCCCCGGGCGGCTGACACTGGTTGGCCCGGCGACAACGGGGATCAGCAGTCAAGGCCAGGTGTCAGCTAGCCCTGTGCAGCGCCTCATAGTGACTCAAACTCAGAACTGCACTTCTTTGTCCCCTTTATCTGGTACGGTGACACAGGAACAAGACTATAGACAG AATTCTTCATCACCTGCTCTCAAACAGGACAGACCAGTTCAGCTCAGCAGCATCCATG CCATGAAAACCATGACACAGGATTCAACCCTAAACTCTCAG GTCAGTGCACAGAAGAGGCCTGCCCCACCACCGCTTACAAGAGGAGGAAT GATCTTACAGCAGCTGAGGAAGGATCACATCGGAGTTCAGGCATCAGATAGATGTCGATTCACGTCGATCGATGACGCCCTGCAGAGACTCCTCCCTTACCACGTGTTCCAGGGGACGGCGCCCAGCCACGATGAGTTCTCACAGG tGGATGAGGAATTTGAGTTAGTAGCGACTCATGTGCTGATGAGGACTCAAGCCATGGTGAACAAGTACAGGCGACTACTGATGGTGGAAGCTGAG CGTTCCAGTCCATCATCGGAAATGGTGATGATCGACAGGACCTTCAACCAAGAGGAGCGAAGCAACTTGACACAAGACAAACGCATGGTACTAGTGGATCCAG ACAGCTTCATGGAGGACTTCTGTTGTGGGGTGAAATCCAAACTTTTCAAAGATCCCCCCCCTTCTCAGTCACCCAGCTGTAGCTGGGATCAGTCAGACAGAGGCTCTACGCAGCCATCATACAGGACAGACTCCCAGGCCGGGTACGGAGACCCGGGAGGGGGTGGGGCAGTGGggacagctgcagcagacacaCTCCACCCTCCGCACGTAGAAAACAAGAGCGTCCTGGATCTGAAGAGATCCCAGCAACGCTTCGGGCCCAGTGGCAGCAACCACAGCCTCATCGCTGCCAACAGTTATCCCCAAGGTAACCACTCACCGTTTGCAGCGACGTCAGGAGGACAGACGCACTACCAGGCGTCTCAACACCTCTCATCCAACCCCATCCAGCCTCTCAGTTCCCCTCCGCTCACCTCACCCCCTCACACCGACACCGACTCCGCTCTAGAGGCGGCCGTCAACAGCATCCTGGAATGTTAA
- the bicral gene encoding BRD4-interacting chromatin-remodeling complex-associated protein-like isoform X1 produces MDDEDDRRLLDILGDVDALNDYLHGSNSKSIEEDDVTNAAYGSDGSLFASDTTGSNTGLKDGSSTMGEFGDDSAGEGLQLSSSLSFIEDELGTGTSPGGVGLGGEDQPFDILQKSLLEADITEQTLAQEALLDSQPAPTLVQAPVPFPSQLVSGGYGGGVGVVTTATAAFPAGQFLQGMSQLPNGSAQHIQVLGSFGAGSGVMTLSSLERTPQIVLRPGGPVAAAGAPTGGQVFAPTQGQVGQVGLPFKNIPLQNIIIQRGPGGTQTLVRPIQPKPHQAGAQTVYSLGLQPTPTTMANVVNANTATSGGHYAANGSIVVQPPLEQQQLQAQTNVPPGQFLLPSSLALTQANAIHNGPTDPNSNTLITNQNAVQIVAGQNFSAPPGGQLILNQGVVSGSQVGGAATQTWTGVSCAGATSVQTSCAPGRLTLVGPATTGISSQGQVSASPVQRLIVTQTQNCTSLSPLSGTVTQEQDYRQNSSSPALKQDRPVQLSSIHAMKTMTQDSTLNSQVSAQKRPAPPPLTRGGMILQQLRKDHIGVQASDRCRFTSIDDALQRLLPYHVFQGTAPSHDEFSQVDEEFELVATHVLMRTQAMVNKYRRLLMVEAEVGAHRSSPSSEMVMIDRTFNQEERSNLTQDKRMVLVDPDSFMEDFCCGVKSKLFKDPPPSQSPSCSWDQSDRGSTQPSYRTDSQAGYGDPGGGGAVGTAAADTLHPPHVENKSVLDLKRSQQRFGPSGSNHSLIAANSYPQGNHSPFAATSGGQTHYQASQHLSSNPIQPLSSPPLTSPPHTDTDSALEAAVNSILEC; encoded by the exons ATGGATGATGAGGACGATCGCCGTCTTCTGGATATtttagg agatgtgGATGCATTGAATGACTATCTCCATGGCAGCAACAGCAAGTCC ATTGAAGAGGACGATGTGACAAATGCAGCCTACGGGTCAGATGGATCCCTCTTCGCTAGTGACACG ACTGGCTCCAACACGGGCCTCAAGGATGGCTCTTCTACAATGGGTGAATTTGGCGACGATTCAGCCGGGGAAGGCCTCCAGCTCTCCAGCAGCCTTTCATTTATCGAGGATGAATTGGGGACCGGGACGTCGCCTGGAGGGGTTGGTCTTGGCGGAGAGGACCAGCCGTTTGACATCCTCCAGAAGTCGCTCCTGGAGGCCGACATCACGGAGCAGACGCTGGCCCAGGAGGCCTTACTAGACTCCCAGCCCGCTCCCACTCTCGTGCAGGCTCCTGTTCCCTTCCCCTCCCAGCTGGTCTCTGGGGGTTATGGAGGTGGAGTGGGTGTGGTTACCACGGCGACAGCTGCGTTCCCTGCTGGCCAGTTCCTGCAAGGGATGTCCCAGCTGCCCAATGGCTCCGCCCAGCACATCCAGGTGTTGGGCTCGTTCGGGGCAGGCAGTGGGGTGATGACTCTGAGTAGCTTGGAGAGAACTCCTCAGATTGTGCTAAGGCCGGGGGGGCCTGTAGCTGCAGCAGGGGCCCCAACAGGGGGGCAGGTGTTTGCCCCTACCCAAGGGCAGGTAGGCCAAGTTGGCTTACCTTTCAAAAACATCCCTCTTCAAAACATCATCATTCAAAGAGGCCCGGGAGGGACCCAGACTCTTGTCAGACCTATCCAGCCTAAACCCCATCAAGCTGGGGCACAGACTGTCTACAGCCTTGGTCTTCAGCCCACTCCCACCACCATGGCTAATGTAGTTAACGCTAACACAGCTACTTCTGGAGGACACTACGCAGCCAATGGCTCCATTGTAGTGCAGCCTCCACTTGAGCAGCAGCAATTGCAGGCCCAGACAAATGTACCACCTGGACAGTTTCTGCTGCCCAGCTCTCTGGCGCTCACTCAGGCCAATGCTATCCACAATGGCCCCACTGACCCCAACTCCAACACTCTAATTACCAATCAGAACGCGGTGCAGATTGTTGCGGGACAAAACTTCAGTGCACCACCAGGAGGGCAGCTAATTTTGAATCAGGGAGTGGTCAGTGGCAGTCAGGTTGGTGGGGCTGCAACTCAAACATGGACAGGAGTTTCTTGTGCAGGCGCCACCTCCGTGCAAACTTCATGTGCCCCCGGGCGGCTGACACTGGTTGGCCCGGCGACAACGGGGATCAGCAGTCAAGGCCAGGTGTCAGCTAGCCCTGTGCAGCGCCTCATAGTGACTCAAACTCAGAACTGCACTTCTTTGTCCCCTTTATCTGGTACGGTGACACAGGAACAAGACTATAGACAG AATTCTTCATCACCTGCTCTCAAACAGGACAGACCAGTTCAGCTCAGCAGCATCCATG CCATGAAAACCATGACACAGGATTCAACCCTAAACTCTCAG GTCAGTGCACAGAAGAGGCCTGCCCCACCACCGCTTACAAGAGGAGGAAT GATCTTACAGCAGCTGAGGAAGGATCACATCGGAGTTCAGGCATCAGATAGATGTCGATTCACGTCGATCGATGACGCCCTGCAGAGACTCCTCCCTTACCACGTGTTCCAGGGGACGGCGCCCAGCCACGATGAGTTCTCACAGG tGGATGAGGAATTTGAGTTAGTAGCGACTCATGTGCTGATGAGGACTCAAGCCATGGTGAACAAGTACAGGCGACTACTGATGGTGGAAGCTGAGGTAGGCGCACAC CGTTCCAGTCCATCATCGGAAATGGTGATGATCGACAGGACCTTCAACCAAGAGGAGCGAAGCAACTTGACACAAGACAAACGCATGGTACTAGTGGATCCAG ACAGCTTCATGGAGGACTTCTGTTGTGGGGTGAAATCCAAACTTTTCAAAGATCCCCCCCCTTCTCAGTCACCCAGCTGTAGCTGGGATCAGTCAGACAGAGGCTCTACGCAGCCATCATACAGGACAGACTCCCAGGCCGGGTACGGAGACCCGGGAGGGGGTGGGGCAGTGGggacagctgcagcagacacaCTCCACCCTCCGCACGTAGAAAACAAGAGCGTCCTGGATCTGAAGAGATCCCAGCAACGCTTCGGGCCCAGTGGCAGCAACCACAGCCTCATCGCTGCCAACAGTTATCCCCAAGGTAACCACTCACCGTTTGCAGCGACGTCAGGAGGACAGACGCACTACCAGGCGTCTCAACACCTCTCATCCAACCCCATCCAGCCTCTCAGTTCCCCTCCGCTCACCTCACCCCCTCACACCGACACCGACTCCGCTCTAGAGGCGGCCGTCAACAGCATCCTGGAATGTTAA